Proteins encoded in a region of the Coffea eugenioides isolate CCC68of chromosome 4, Ceug_1.0, whole genome shotgun sequence genome:
- the LOC113767433 gene encoding uncharacterized protein LOC113767433 isoform X1, whose product MESQTPPLSSASNEQTTKEELSIQFQTPKSSSSSPFSAVVNIRLWRPAAQRNLRNQWSKLASLWQDWQSCSSATRSQATTLVNSYLSQKYMDAMDLGILSGMLSIRKKASSKLFKQQEIQHNKLLASYKDMVGVVTQMVNTSRSMRCYLKGTTNSPLAQFSLSSENENDTGDGGGAPVFTFWPISLFEKVAQDLVQIFVTELNLKRLLVMELLSLGDERIPDLSSLCWSDELYPGEFDDLHTCSLYSHGASKPVLPSLGKGEVESFQPRHQQDQNVLQIYLTTLIAEVNVERSRVDEIFASTGAEMHVTLS is encoded by the exons ATGGAATCCCAGACCCCTCCTCTTTCTTCTGCTTCAAATGAACAAACCACAAAAGAAGAACTCAGCATTCAATTTCAAACCCCAAAATCTTCTTCTTCGTCTCCTTTTTCTGCAGTAGTAAATATTAGGCTATGGAGGCCAGCAGCGCAGCGAAACCTTAGAAACCAATGGTCGAAGTTGGCTTCTTTATGGCAAGATTGGCAGTCTTGCTCGTCCGCTACTCGCTCTCAAGCCACTACTCTTGTCAACTCCTATCTCTCCCAGAA GTATATGGATGCGATGGATTTGGGAATTTTGAGTGGCATGCTAAGTATTCGGAAAAAAGCCTCTTCGAAGTTGTTTAAGCAACAA GAGATTCAGCATAATAAACTCTTGGCATCATACAAAGATATG GTAGGCGTTGTAACTCAGATGGTGAACACATCTAGATCTATGAGGTGCTATCTGAAAGGAACAACCAATAGCCCCTTGGCTCAGTTTTCTCTCTCTTCTGAAAATGAGAATGATACTGGTGATGGTGGGGGAGCCCCAGTCTTCACATTTTGGCCAATCTCTCTTTTTG aAAAAGTAGCACAGGACCTTGTTCAGATATTTGTAACAGAGCTAAACTTGAAG aGGTTGCTTGTCATGGAGCTGCTTTCCTTGGGTGATGAAAGAATTCCAGATCTCAGTAGCTTGTGTTGGTCAGATGAACTTTATCCAGGAGAATTTGATGATCTGCATACATGTTCCTTGTATTCACATGGAGCTAGCAAGCCAGTtcttccaagccttgggaaagGCGAAGTTGAATCTTTTCAACCTAGGCATCAACAAGACCAGAATGTTTTACAG ATTTATTTAACTACTTTGATTGCTGAGGTCAACGTAGAGAGAAGCAG GGTGGATGAAATATTTGCTAGCACAGGAGCTGAAATGCACGTGACTCTTTCTTGA
- the LOC113767433 gene encoding uncharacterized protein LOC113767433 isoform X2, which produces MESQTPPLSSASNEQTTKEELSIQFQTPKSSSSSPFSAVVNIRLWRPAAQRNLRNQWSKLASLWQDWQSCSSATRSQATTLVNSYLSQKYMDAMDLGILSGMLSIRKKASSKLFKQQVGVVTQMVNTSRSMRCYLKGTTNSPLAQFSLSSENENDTGDGGGAPVFTFWPISLFEKVAQDLVQIFVTELNLKRLLVMELLSLGDERIPDLSSLCWSDELYPGEFDDLHTCSLYSHGASKPVLPSLGKGEVESFQPRHQQDQNVLQIYLTTLIAEVNVERSRVDEIFASTGAEMHVTLS; this is translated from the exons ATGGAATCCCAGACCCCTCCTCTTTCTTCTGCTTCAAATGAACAAACCACAAAAGAAGAACTCAGCATTCAATTTCAAACCCCAAAATCTTCTTCTTCGTCTCCTTTTTCTGCAGTAGTAAATATTAGGCTATGGAGGCCAGCAGCGCAGCGAAACCTTAGAAACCAATGGTCGAAGTTGGCTTCTTTATGGCAAGATTGGCAGTCTTGCTCGTCCGCTACTCGCTCTCAAGCCACTACTCTTGTCAACTCCTATCTCTCCCAGAA GTATATGGATGCGATGGATTTGGGAATTTTGAGTGGCATGCTAAGTATTCGGAAAAAAGCCTCTTCGAAGTTGTTTAAGCAACAA GTAGGCGTTGTAACTCAGATGGTGAACACATCTAGATCTATGAGGTGCTATCTGAAAGGAACAACCAATAGCCCCTTGGCTCAGTTTTCTCTCTCTTCTGAAAATGAGAATGATACTGGTGATGGTGGGGGAGCCCCAGTCTTCACATTTTGGCCAATCTCTCTTTTTG aAAAAGTAGCACAGGACCTTGTTCAGATATTTGTAACAGAGCTAAACTTGAAG aGGTTGCTTGTCATGGAGCTGCTTTCCTTGGGTGATGAAAGAATTCCAGATCTCAGTAGCTTGTGTTGGTCAGATGAACTTTATCCAGGAGAATTTGATGATCTGCATACATGTTCCTTGTATTCACATGGAGCTAGCAAGCCAGTtcttccaagccttgggaaagGCGAAGTTGAATCTTTTCAACCTAGGCATCAACAAGACCAGAATGTTTTACAG ATTTATTTAACTACTTTGATTGCTGAGGTCAACGTAGAGAGAAGCAG GGTGGATGAAATATTTGCTAGCACAGGAGCTGAAATGCACGTGACTCTTTCTTGA
- the LOC113767433 gene encoding uncharacterized protein LOC113767433 isoform X3 — MVEVGFFMARLAVLLVRYSLSSHYSCQLLSLPEVRYMDAMDLGILSGMLSIRKKASSKLFKQQEIQHNKLLASYKDMVGVVTQMVNTSRSMRCYLKGTTNSPLAQFSLSSENENDTGDGGGAPVFTFWPISLFEKVAQDLVQIFVTELNLKRLLVMELLSLGDERIPDLSSLCWSDELYPGEFDDLHTCSLYSHGASKPVLPSLGKGEVESFQPRHQQDQNVLQIYLTTLIAEVNVERSRVDEIFASTGAEMHVTLS, encoded by the exons ATGGTCGAAGTTGGCTTCTTTATGGCAAGATTGGCAGTCTTGCTCGTCCGCTACTCGCTCTCAAGCCACTACTCTTGTCAACTCCTATCTCTCCCAGAAGTACG GTATATGGATGCGATGGATTTGGGAATTTTGAGTGGCATGCTAAGTATTCGGAAAAAAGCCTCTTCGAAGTTGTTTAAGCAACAA GAGATTCAGCATAATAAACTCTTGGCATCATACAAAGATATG GTAGGCGTTGTAACTCAGATGGTGAACACATCTAGATCTATGAGGTGCTATCTGAAAGGAACAACCAATAGCCCCTTGGCTCAGTTTTCTCTCTCTTCTGAAAATGAGAATGATACTGGTGATGGTGGGGGAGCCCCAGTCTTCACATTTTGGCCAATCTCTCTTTTTG aAAAAGTAGCACAGGACCTTGTTCAGATATTTGTAACAGAGCTAAACTTGAAG aGGTTGCTTGTCATGGAGCTGCTTTCCTTGGGTGATGAAAGAATTCCAGATCTCAGTAGCTTGTGTTGGTCAGATGAACTTTATCCAGGAGAATTTGATGATCTGCATACATGTTCCTTGTATTCACATGGAGCTAGCAAGCCAGTtcttccaagccttgggaaagGCGAAGTTGAATCTTTTCAACCTAGGCATCAACAAGACCAGAATGTTTTACAG ATTTATTTAACTACTTTGATTGCTGAGGTCAACGTAGAGAGAAGCAG GGTGGATGAAATATTTGCTAGCACAGGAGCTGAAATGCACGTGACTCTTTCTTGA